Genomic segment of Luteolibacter arcticus:
GGAAACGACAAATAGACCGGAGAGTTGGCAGCGCTGGGTCGCAGGCACGGCGGCTGGCTCGGGGCTGTGGCTGGCCGTCCTCTTCGGGTGGTCGCTGTGGCGGCTCGCCACCAGCACCGGGGAGATGGACAACAAGTTCAGCCAGATCGCCCGCAGCGAGCACCTGTCTTTCATGATCGGGCAAAACCTGCTCGTGCTGCTCGCGTACGTCTTGCTCTGGATCGTCGCGGTGCTGGTGTTGCTGCCGGCGGTCTCCACGTTGAGAAAGCGCTTTCCCTCGTCGCGGCGCGGTGCCGCGTTGGTGCCCGCCTTCCTGATGGGGATGGCGATCCACAGCTATTTCATCCTCCGCCTTGCCTACAAGCGTCCCTACTTCCTCAGCGACGGGGAATACGGTCATTGGTACTTCCGCATCCCGGAACTCTGGCCGGTGGGGGTGCGGCCGTATGTGAATGGTGCCCTGTTCACCGGCCTCCCGTGGCTGGTGGGCTTGGCGGTCGCGATCTGGTGGCTGCGGCGGGTTGGCCCCCGGGTGCGGTGGACGCTGGTGACCGCGGCGCTCGCGCTGACGGCGATCGCTTGGTTTTGGCCGCAGGAGAAAGAGGCGCCGGTGGCCAAGGCGGTGGTCGAAGGCAAGCAGCCGCCGAACATCATCATCATCGGGTCGGACTCATTGCGCGGCGATCGCATCGGCTACAGCGGCTACCAGCCGGAGCGGAAGAACGGCCCTGTCGCTGCCCAAGGAGTGTCCCCGCGGATCGATGCGTGGGCGAAGGACGCGGCTCGCTTTGAAAATTGCTACACGCCCATCGGCTCAACGCTGGAGTCGGCGGTGAGCATGCTTTCCTCCAGCTATCCGCACAGCCATGGCATCCGCCACATGTTTCCGCGGAAGGAGCAGATCGAGGGCGCGCGCGGCCGTATCCGCACGCTGGCCGATGTGCTCGCCGAGAGCGGCTACGACACCGCGGTGCTGGGCGATTGGTGCGCCAACTACTGCAACCAGATGCCGCTCGGCTTTGAGGACATCTCGGTATCCAGCTTCGACAATTTCCGCGTCTACATCAGCCAAGCGGTGCTGCTCGCGCACTCGGTGGTGCCGCTCTATTTCGACAATGCCATCGGCTACCGGATCTTCCCGCAGATCAGCTCCTTCGCCACTTTCGTCACTCCGGACGTGGTGACCACGCGCGTCGAAGAAAAGCTGGTGGCCCAGGCAGCGAGCGGGCGGCCGTTCTTCTGGCACGTCTTCTACTCCTGCAATCATCTCCCCTATAGCTGCGGCGAGCCTTACACCCGCTATTTCACCGATCCCGCCTACAGTGGCGATAACAAGACTCAGGTGGATTTCGACATCAACAAATTCATCGGCGGCACCGACATGGAGGACAAGCTCAAGGCGCTTTCGCCCGAAGACATCCGCCAGATCCGCGCGCTCTACGACGGTTGCACGCGACGCTTCGATGACTGCTTCGAGCGGATCCACGCCGCCCTGGAGAAGAACGGACTCTCCGGAAACACCATCGTCGTGGTGACCTCGGACCATGGCGACGATCTCTACGAGCCCGGCGTCACGCTTACGCACGGCCTCGGTTTCAATGGCGGTGA
This window contains:
- a CDS encoding sulfatase family protein produces the protein MTETTNRPESWQRWVAGTAAGSGLWLAVLFGWSLWRLATSTGEMDNKFSQIARSEHLSFMIGQNLLVLLAYVLLWIVAVLVLLPAVSTLRKRFPSSRRGAALVPAFLMGMAIHSYFILRLAYKRPYFLSDGEYGHWYFRIPELWPVGVRPYVNGALFTGLPWLVGLAVAIWWLRRVGPRVRWTLVTAALALTAIAWFWPQEKEAPVAKAVVEGKQPPNIIIIGSDSLRGDRIGYSGYQPERKNGPVAAQGVSPRIDAWAKDAARFENCYTPIGSTLESAVSMLSSSYPHSHGIRHMFPRKEQIEGARGRIRTLADVLAESGYDTAVLGDWCANYCNQMPLGFEDISVSSFDNFRVYISQAVLLAHSVVPLYFDNAIGYRIFPQISSFATFVTPDVVTTRVEEKLVAQAASGRPFFWHVFYSCNHLPYSCGEPYTRYFTDPAYSGDNKTQVDFDINKFIGGTDMEDKLKALSPEDIRQIRALYDGCTRRFDDCFERIHAALEKNGLSGNTIVVVTSDHGDDLYEPGVTLTHGLGFNGGDYCSHLPLAIGGPGITGKSLPQQVRTIDLAPTLLDLAGVAKPAGWEGRSLAGWMKGDEAPVDLPFYGETSFPYILFRVPGAERPHIPPMDEMVSIDRDYHYHFVLPEKWDDAVISSKQRCLRTRHWKLVATPTKDGGRHYGLFHIDRDPDSRSDLSSGRPEVLDVMKAALDSWIDDHVETPIQVIFPNGEPQG